A single genomic interval of Dromiciops gliroides isolate mDroGli1 chromosome 1, mDroGli1.pri, whole genome shotgun sequence harbors:
- the LOC122725441 gene encoding 60S ribosomal protein L31-like, which translates to MAPTKKGGEKKKGRSAINEVVTREYTINIHKRIHGVGFKKRAPRALKEIHKFAMKEMETPDVLIDTRLNKAVWAKGIKNNVPYHIRGCSSRKHNEDEDSLNKLYTLVTFVPVTTFKSL; encoded by the exons ATGGCTCCCACAAAGAaaggtggagagaaaaagaagggacgCTCTGCCATCAATGAGGTGGTGACCAGAGAATACACCATCAACATTCACAAGCGGATTCATGGAGTAGGCTTCAAAAAGCGAGCTCCTCGGGCTCTCAAGGAAATCCACAAATTTGccatgaaagaaatggaaactccAGATGTACTCATTGACACCAGACTCAACAAAGCTGTTTGGGCCAAAGGAATAAAGAAt aatgttccgTACCATATCCGAGGGTGTTCGTCCAGGAAACACAATGAGGATGAAGATTCACTAAACAAGCTGTATACCTTGGTTACTTTTGTGCCTGTCACCACTTTCAAAAGCTTATAG